A window from Vigna angularis cultivar LongXiaoDou No.4 chromosome 7, ASM1680809v1, whole genome shotgun sequence encodes these proteins:
- the LOC108338177 gene encoding cysteine proteinase inhibitor isoform X2 gives MANLGGLTDIVGAENSIDIQSLARFAVDDYNKKQNAVVEFVRVISAKQQVVAGILYYITLEANDGETKKVYETKVLEKAWLNLKEVEEFKPVVLNPVSV, from the exons atggcAAATTTAGGTGGCCTTACTGATATCGTTGGAGCTGAGAACAGCATCGATATCCAGAGTCTCGCTCGCTTTGCAGTTGATGACTACAACAAAAAAcag AATGCAGTGGTGGAATTTGTGAGAGTGATAAGTGCAAAGCAGCAAGTGGTTGCAGGGATTTTGTACTACATAACGTTGGAGGCAAATGATGGTGAAACAAAAAAGGTGTACGAAACAAAGGTGTTGGAGAAGGCATGGTTGAACTTGAAGGAGGTGGAGGAATTCAAGCCAGTTGTTCTTAACCCTGTTTCGGTCTAG
- the LOC108338174 gene encoding uncharacterized protein LOC108338174 isoform X1: MNPDVAGPSDVPNIKFKIPGDDEITNSVYDLYWHALEDQWDKMLPFVEKYPNCVRIQLTGLGDRALHVAANAGNTGFVEELVKLMRPEDVLIRNSEKMLPVHLAALSFHHRIVQLLCSDHLLDKMAYEDIENLFFMTISNNMFDVAITLFEKHPRELTFARDEEELTSLHMLARKPYEVLGRKIHGDTETEGTGIQLLYKIWNVVKYLTDAKKLKIDDILALTTQPSVVLFDAIESGNGALVISCFMDISAILMTLKDSNGRNLVHLFFLYRRLEFFKELLNERKQKLLRAVDNEGNNVLHLAALLAPQFKSFSGLSAKIQMKKELSWFQYAETEVPDELKSMRNKNGKTPIDVFYDEHNQLSKDIKESAKGIADSGMVVATLVASVAFAAALTVPGDKGNAWFIVFIVTNAIALFTSSASILSFLTNFTSSRFADTEFVISLHPSLTFGPELLIISVAAMVVAFIAASFLIFDCTTKWVSYGVTPMGIFPLLVFILFQSKFFDDSYWSKYYRPDPKLGRET, translated from the exons ATGAATCCCGATGTGGCTGGTCCTTCAGATGTACCCAACATTAAGTTTAAGATACCAGGAGATGATGAAATTACGAACTCTGTATATG ATCTGTACTGGCATGCACTCGAGGATCAGTGGGATAAAATGCTACCCTTTGTTGAAAAATATCCAAATTGTGTACGCATTCAATTGACTGGATTAGGCGACAGAGCTCTTCATGTAGCAGCAAATGCAGGGAACACTGGTTTTGTTGAAGAGTTGGTTAAGCTTATGAGGCCAGAAGATGTGCTAATACGAAACTCAGAGAAGATGCTTCCAGTTCACTTAGCTGCTTTATCTTTCCATCACAGAATAGTTCAACTTCTATGCTCTGACCATCTGCTTGACAAAATGGCTTACGAGGATATTGAAAACCTCTTTTTTATGACCATTAGTAACAACATGTTTG ATGTGGCCATTacattatttgaaaaacatCCACGTGAATTGACCTTTGCAAGAGATGAAGAGGAGCTAACATCATTGCATATGCTGGCGCGAAAGCCTTATGAAGTTCTAG GGAGAAAAATACATGGCGACACTGAAACAGAAGGAACGGGTATACAATTGCTGTATAAGATATGGAATGTAGTTAAATATCTGACTGATGCTAAAAAACTGAAAATCGATGATATTTTAGCGTTGACTACTCAACCATCCGTAGTGTTGTTTGATGCAATAGAATCAGGAAACGGTGCACTTGTAATATCGTGCTTTATGGATATTTCTGCAATACTCATGACCTTAAAGGACTCTAATGGACGGAACCTAGTGCACTTGTTCTTTTTATATCGACGTTTGGAGTTCTTTAAAGAACTTCTAAATGAGAGAAAACAGAAGTTACTAAGAGCAGTGGACAATGAAGGTAACAATGTTCTACACCTGGCTGCGCTTTTGGCCCCTCAATTCAAATCATTCTCAGGTTTAAGTGcaaaaattcaaatgaaaaaagagCTCTCTTGGTTCCAG TATGCGGAGACAGAAGTTCCCGATGAATTAAAGAGTATGAGAAACAAGAATGGGAAGACACCAATTGATGTATTTTATGATGAACACAACCAGTTATCAAAAGATATCAAAGAATCTGCTAAAGGAATAGCCGATTCTGGGATGGTTGTGGCAACGCTTGTTGCTTCTGTAGCATTTGCAGCTGCTCTCACTGTTCCAGGTGATAAGGGCAATGCCTGGTTCATAGTTTTCATCGTCACAAATGCAATCGCATTGTTCACTTCTTCTGCCTCCATACTCTCTTTCTTGACAAATTTCACTTCTTCAAGATTCGCAGACACTGAATTTGTTATATCACTACATCCCAGCTTGACTTTTGGCCCTGAGTTACTAATAATCTCCGTTGCTGCTATGGTTGTGGCTTTCATTGCAGCATCCTTTCTGATATTTGATTGCACAACAAAATGGGTTTCTTATGGAGTGACTCCAATGGGGATTTTCCCATTGCTTGTGTTTATTCTCTTCCAATCTAAGTTCTTCGACGACTCCTATTGGTCTAAATACTATCGTCCCGATCCCAAACTTGGGCGCGAAACTTAA
- the LOC108338174 gene encoding ankyrin repeat-containing protein ITN1-like isoform X3, producing the protein MNPDVAGPSDVPNIKFKIPGDDEITNSVYDLYWHALEDQWDKMLPFVEKYPNCVRIQLTGLGDRALHVAANAGNTGFVEELVKLMRPEDVLIRNSEKMLPVHLAALSFHHRIVQLLCSDHLLDKMAYEDIENLFFMTISNNMFDVAITLFEKHPRELTFARDEEELTSLHMLARKPYEVLESGNGALVISCFMDISAILMTLKDSNGRNLVHLFFLYRRLEFFKELLNERKQKLLRAVDNEGNNVLHLAALLAPQFKSFSGLSAKIQMKKELSWFQYAETEVPDELKSMRNKNGKTPIDVFYDEHNQLSKDIKESAKGIADSGMVVATLVASVAFAAALTVPGDKGNAWFIVFIVTNAIALFTSSASILSFLTNFTSSRFADTEFVISLHPSLTFGPELLIISVAAMVVAFIAASFLIFDCTTKWVSYGVTPMGIFPLLVFILFQSKFFDDSYWSKYYRPDPKLGRET; encoded by the exons ATGAATCCCGATGTGGCTGGTCCTTCAGATGTACCCAACATTAAGTTTAAGATACCAGGAGATGATGAAATTACGAACTCTGTATATG ATCTGTACTGGCATGCACTCGAGGATCAGTGGGATAAAATGCTACCCTTTGTTGAAAAATATCCAAATTGTGTACGCATTCAATTGACTGGATTAGGCGACAGAGCTCTTCATGTAGCAGCAAATGCAGGGAACACTGGTTTTGTTGAAGAGTTGGTTAAGCTTATGAGGCCAGAAGATGTGCTAATACGAAACTCAGAGAAGATGCTTCCAGTTCACTTAGCTGCTTTATCTTTCCATCACAGAATAGTTCAACTTCTATGCTCTGACCATCTGCTTGACAAAATGGCTTACGAGGATATTGAAAACCTCTTTTTTATGACCATTAGTAACAACATGTTTG ATGTGGCCATTacattatttgaaaaacatCCACGTGAATTGACCTTTGCAAGAGATGAAGAGGAGCTAACATCATTGCATATGCTGGCGCGAAAGCCTTATGAAGTTCTAG AATCAGGAAACGGTGCACTTGTAATATCGTGCTTTATGGATATTTCTGCAATACTCATGACCTTAAAGGACTCTAATGGACGGAACCTAGTGCACTTGTTCTTTTTATATCGACGTTTGGAGTTCTTTAAAGAACTTCTAAATGAGAGAAAACAGAAGTTACTAAGAGCAGTGGACAATGAAGGTAACAATGTTCTACACCTGGCTGCGCTTTTGGCCCCTCAATTCAAATCATTCTCAGGTTTAAGTGcaaaaattcaaatgaaaaaagagCTCTCTTGGTTCCAG TATGCGGAGACAGAAGTTCCCGATGAATTAAAGAGTATGAGAAACAAGAATGGGAAGACACCAATTGATGTATTTTATGATGAACACAACCAGTTATCAAAAGATATCAAAGAATCTGCTAAAGGAATAGCCGATTCTGGGATGGTTGTGGCAACGCTTGTTGCTTCTGTAGCATTTGCAGCTGCTCTCACTGTTCCAGGTGATAAGGGCAATGCCTGGTTCATAGTTTTCATCGTCACAAATGCAATCGCATTGTTCACTTCTTCTGCCTCCATACTCTCTTTCTTGACAAATTTCACTTCTTCAAGATTCGCAGACACTGAATTTGTTATATCACTACATCCCAGCTTGACTTTTGGCCCTGAGTTACTAATAATCTCCGTTGCTGCTATGGTTGTGGCTTTCATTGCAGCATCCTTTCTGATATTTGATTGCACAACAAAATGGGTTTCTTATGGAGTGACTCCAATGGGGATTTTCCCATTGCTTGTGTTTATTCTCTTCCAATCTAAGTTCTTCGACGACTCCTATTGGTCTAAATACTATCGTCCCGATCCCAAACTTGGGCGCGAAACTTAA
- the LOC108338174 gene encoding uncharacterized protein LOC108338174 isoform X4 → MNPDVAGPSDVPNIKFKIPGDDEITNSVYDLYWHALEDQWDKMLPFVEKYPNCVRIQLTGLGDRALHVAANAGNTGFVEELVKLMRPEDVLIRNSEKMLPVHLAALSFHHRIVQLLCSDHLLDKMAYEDIENLFFMTISNNMFDVAITLFEKHPRELTFARDEEELTSLHMLARKPYEVLGRKIHGDTETEGTGIQLLYKIWNVVKYLTDAKKLKIDDILALTTQPSVVLFDAIESGNGALVISCFMDISAILMTLKDSNGRNLVHLFFLYRRLEFFKELLNERKQKLLRAVDNEGNNVLHLAALLAPQFKSFSGLSAKIQMKKELSWFQYAETEVPDELKSMRNKNGKTPIDVFYDEHNQLSKDIKESAKGIADSGMVVATLVASVAFAAALTVPDSQTLNLLYHYIPA, encoded by the exons ATGAATCCCGATGTGGCTGGTCCTTCAGATGTACCCAACATTAAGTTTAAGATACCAGGAGATGATGAAATTACGAACTCTGTATATG ATCTGTACTGGCATGCACTCGAGGATCAGTGGGATAAAATGCTACCCTTTGTTGAAAAATATCCAAATTGTGTACGCATTCAATTGACTGGATTAGGCGACAGAGCTCTTCATGTAGCAGCAAATGCAGGGAACACTGGTTTTGTTGAAGAGTTGGTTAAGCTTATGAGGCCAGAAGATGTGCTAATACGAAACTCAGAGAAGATGCTTCCAGTTCACTTAGCTGCTTTATCTTTCCATCACAGAATAGTTCAACTTCTATGCTCTGACCATCTGCTTGACAAAATGGCTTACGAGGATATTGAAAACCTCTTTTTTATGACCATTAGTAACAACATGTTTG ATGTGGCCATTacattatttgaaaaacatCCACGTGAATTGACCTTTGCAAGAGATGAAGAGGAGCTAACATCATTGCATATGCTGGCGCGAAAGCCTTATGAAGTTCTAG GGAGAAAAATACATGGCGACACTGAAACAGAAGGAACGGGTATACAATTGCTGTATAAGATATGGAATGTAGTTAAATATCTGACTGATGCTAAAAAACTGAAAATCGATGATATTTTAGCGTTGACTACTCAACCATCCGTAGTGTTGTTTGATGCAATAGAATCAGGAAACGGTGCACTTGTAATATCGTGCTTTATGGATATTTCTGCAATACTCATGACCTTAAAGGACTCTAATGGACGGAACCTAGTGCACTTGTTCTTTTTATATCGACGTTTGGAGTTCTTTAAAGAACTTCTAAATGAGAGAAAACAGAAGTTACTAAGAGCAGTGGACAATGAAGGTAACAATGTTCTACACCTGGCTGCGCTTTTGGCCCCTCAATTCAAATCATTCTCAGGTTTAAGTGcaaaaattcaaatgaaaaaagagCTCTCTTGGTTCCAG TATGCGGAGACAGAAGTTCCCGATGAATTAAAGAGTATGAGAAACAAGAATGGGAAGACACCAATTGATGTATTTTATGATGAACACAACCAGTTATCAAAAGATATCAAAGAATCTGCTAAAGGAATAGCCGATTCTGGGATGGTTGTGGCAACGCTTGTTGCTTCTGTAGCATTTGCAGCTGCTCTCACTGTTCCAG ATTCGCAGACACTGAATTTGTTATATCACTACATCCCAGCTTGA
- the LOC108338174 gene encoding uncharacterized protein LOC108338174 isoform X2 — protein MLPFVEKYPNCVRIQLTGLGDRALHVAANAGNTGFVEELVKLMRPEDVLIRNSEKMLPVHLAALSFHHRIVQLLCSDHLLDKMAYEDIENLFFMTISNNMFDVAITLFEKHPRELTFARDEEELTSLHMLARKPYEVLGRKIHGDTETEGTGIQLLYKIWNVVKYLTDAKKLKIDDILALTTQPSVVLFDAIESGNGALVISCFMDISAILMTLKDSNGRNLVHLFFLYRRLEFFKELLNERKQKLLRAVDNEGNNVLHLAALLAPQFKSFSGLSAKIQMKKELSWFQYAETEVPDELKSMRNKNGKTPIDVFYDEHNQLSKDIKESAKGIADSGMVVATLVASVAFAAALTVPGDKGNAWFIVFIVTNAIALFTSSASILSFLTNFTSSRFADTEFVISLHPSLTFGPELLIISVAAMVVAFIAASFLIFDCTTKWVSYGVTPMGIFPLLVFILFQSKFFDDSYWSKYYRPDPKLGRET, from the exons ATGCTACCCTTTGTTGAAAAATATCCAAATTGTGTACGCATTCAATTGACTGGATTAGGCGACAGAGCTCTTCATGTAGCAGCAAATGCAGGGAACACTGGTTTTGTTGAAGAGTTGGTTAAGCTTATGAGGCCAGAAGATGTGCTAATACGAAACTCAGAGAAGATGCTTCCAGTTCACTTAGCTGCTTTATCTTTCCATCACAGAATAGTTCAACTTCTATGCTCTGACCATCTGCTTGACAAAATGGCTTACGAGGATATTGAAAACCTCTTTTTTATGACCATTAGTAACAACATGTTTG ATGTGGCCATTacattatttgaaaaacatCCACGTGAATTGACCTTTGCAAGAGATGAAGAGGAGCTAACATCATTGCATATGCTGGCGCGAAAGCCTTATGAAGTTCTAG GGAGAAAAATACATGGCGACACTGAAACAGAAGGAACGGGTATACAATTGCTGTATAAGATATGGAATGTAGTTAAATATCTGACTGATGCTAAAAAACTGAAAATCGATGATATTTTAGCGTTGACTACTCAACCATCCGTAGTGTTGTTTGATGCAATAGAATCAGGAAACGGTGCACTTGTAATATCGTGCTTTATGGATATTTCTGCAATACTCATGACCTTAAAGGACTCTAATGGACGGAACCTAGTGCACTTGTTCTTTTTATATCGACGTTTGGAGTTCTTTAAAGAACTTCTAAATGAGAGAAAACAGAAGTTACTAAGAGCAGTGGACAATGAAGGTAACAATGTTCTACACCTGGCTGCGCTTTTGGCCCCTCAATTCAAATCATTCTCAGGTTTAAGTGcaaaaattcaaatgaaaaaagagCTCTCTTGGTTCCAG TATGCGGAGACAGAAGTTCCCGATGAATTAAAGAGTATGAGAAACAAGAATGGGAAGACACCAATTGATGTATTTTATGATGAACACAACCAGTTATCAAAAGATATCAAAGAATCTGCTAAAGGAATAGCCGATTCTGGGATGGTTGTGGCAACGCTTGTTGCTTCTGTAGCATTTGCAGCTGCTCTCACTGTTCCAGGTGATAAGGGCAATGCCTGGTTCATAGTTTTCATCGTCACAAATGCAATCGCATTGTTCACTTCTTCTGCCTCCATACTCTCTTTCTTGACAAATTTCACTTCTTCAAGATTCGCAGACACTGAATTTGTTATATCACTACATCCCAGCTTGACTTTTGGCCCTGAGTTACTAATAATCTCCGTTGCTGCTATGGTTGTGGCTTTCATTGCAGCATCCTTTCTGATATTTGATTGCACAACAAAATGGGTTTCTTATGGAGTGACTCCAATGGGGATTTTCCCATTGCTTGTGTTTATTCTCTTCCAATCTAAGTTCTTCGACGACTCCTATTGGTCTAAATACTATCGTCCCGATCCCAAACTTGGGCGCGAAACTTAA
- the LOC108336533 gene encoding uncharacterized protein LOC108336533: MASDGCDPPIPPSAKSEKEKGKKKSYMVKLLNRFNNVNASSSQPSTPTSTSTARFVPPPLQVPGLTPTPPPIPPSLEVPPLTPSSQQFAADQWRSPSPHVGSNPTTPTNMPSPSPIGDNPPRSSSAANDFEDVSNNRPIITPIGGGFYPTKTASKAITATIKAQFDEPWVTWGQIPQTRRDVFFERFRRKVSWRSNHEEKVKKNFHTKASHRLSEMFKKARTEGKKPDWMGDIVWNGLLEKWNMPLYRQKCEMAKKNRTSDKGGCLHTGGSISVHEHAIRLSQELGRSVHVDEIFQQTHIRASTGEFVDERSRRTHEEFEARFSQIRSETASVGASTCAPLDPADEERLRNQCWLDVVGGRYKGRVYGIGNVSAQDDCVDSYIQQTQASSSQQPIAEDILNLHTRVSTHDDQLRQMNSQLQGFIGVMMQYLPPPAAAIAQQFLQSQNQPQANVQPQQPQQPTDQPQQPTDQPQDDTVYGDY; the protein is encoded by the exons ATGGCATCAGATGGTTGTGACCCTCCTATTCCACCTTCAGCAAAATCAGAAAAGGAGAAGGGCAAGAAGAAATCTTATATGGTCAAGTTGTTAAACCGTTTCAATAACGTAAATGCTTCAAGTAGTCAGCCATCTACACCTACCTCTACCTCCACTGCTAGATTTGTTCCACCACCATTACAAGTTCCTGGTTTGACACCTACTCCACCACCAATTCCACCTTCGTTGGAAGTTCCTCCTTTGACACCTAGTTCACAACAATTTGCTGCTGATCAATGGAGATCACCCTCCCCCCATGTTGGTTCTAACCCAACAACTCCCACAAATATGCCATCACCATCTCCTATAGGGGATAACCCTCCACGTTCAAGTTCAGCAGCCAATGACTTTGAAGATGTTTCCAACAATCGTCCAATCATTACACCTATTGGAGGAGG CTTTTATCCAACAAAAACAGCATCCAAAGCAATCACAGCCACCATCAAGGCACAGTTTGATGAGCCATGGGTGACATGGGGACAAATACCTCAGACACGAAGAGATGTTTTCTTTGAGCGTTTTAGG AGAAAGGTTTCATGGAGGTCTAACCATgaagaaaaggtgaaaaaaaatttccacACAAAAGCATCTCATAGATTATCTGAGATGTTTAAAAAAGCTCGAACAGAAGGAAAAAAACCTGATTGGATGGGGGATATTGTTTGGAATGGTCTTTTGGAGAAGTGGAACATGccactttatagacaaaaatGTGAAATGGCCAAAAAGAACAGGACATCTGACAAGGGTGGTTGTTTGCACACTGGGGGATCCATTAGCGTGCATGAGCATGCAATTCGTCTg TCACAGGAGCTTGGTCGGTCAgtgcatgttgatgaaatatttcagcaGACACATATTCGAGCATCAACAGGAGAATTTGTCGATGAAAGGTCTAGGCGGACACAT GAAGAGTTTGAAGCCAgattttctcaaataagatcTGAGACAGCATCCGTTGGGGCTTCAACATGTGCTCCCCTAGACCCTGCAGATGAGGAAAGATTGAGGAACCAATGTTGGTTGGATGTTGTTGGTGGAAGGTACAAGGGACGCGTATACGGCATTGGAAATGTCAGTGCTCAAGATGACTGTGTCGATAGTTACATACAACAGACACAGGCATCTTCTTCTCAGCAACCGATTGCAGAGGACATTCTTAACCTCCACACACGAGTATCAACCCATGATGACCAACTTCGACAGATGAACTCTCAATTGCAAGGCTTTATTGGTGTCATGATGCAGTATCTTCCACCTCCTGCAGCCGCAATTGCACAACAATTTCTTCAATCCCAGAATCAGCCACAAGCTAATgttcaaccacaacaaccacaacaaccaaCAGATCAACCACAGCAACCAACAGATCAACCACAAGATGATACTGTTTATGGAGATTACTag